A part of Nesterenkonia lutea genomic DNA contains:
- a CDS encoding flavodoxin domain-containing protein, which produces MTTMVVVASKHGSTAEIGEHIASTLQNRGVSAHVKDVSEASAWLYETNNVVLGIPVYQQKLWGPGKLFLEANQTELSGKPLFLFAVGGGPSLAPELAEELRSHPHREVTYFRGAIDAEKLSFLEKLMLKVAKAPENADFRDWPGIEDWSQSLLAYGLS; this is translated from the coding sequence ATGACCACGATGGTCGTTGTCGCGAGCAAGCATGGGTCCACCGCAGAGATCGGTGAGCACATCGCCTCCACTCTGCAGAACCGCGGCGTGTCCGCGCATGTCAAGGACGTCTCTGAAGCGAGTGCCTGGCTCTACGAGACGAACAACGTCGTGCTCGGCATCCCGGTCTACCAGCAGAAGCTGTGGGGTCCGGGGAAGCTGTTCCTGGAGGCGAACCAGACCGAGCTCAGCGGCAAGCCGCTGTTCCTCTTCGCCGTGGGCGGGGGGCCCAGCCTGGCGCCTGAGCTGGCCGAAGAGCTGCGCAGCCATCCGCACCGCGAGGTCACCTACTTCCGCGGAGCCATCGACGCCGAGAAGCTCAGCTTCCTCGAGAAGCTGATGCTGAAGGTGGCGAAGGCGCCGGAGAACGCGGACTTCAGAGATTGGCCAGGGATCGAGGACTGGTCCCAGTCGCTGCTGGCCTACGGCCTGAGCTGA
- a CDS encoding methionine ABC transporter ATP-binding protein: MIEFAQVTKSFTQRGGSGGGRQVHALEKVSLSIAEAEIFGVVGESGSGKSTLLRLINALETPSAGSVTVNGINLASLRPAERRAQRRRIGMIFQQFNLLSNKTVAQNVALPLSLHRRRTAQGPRPPRGRAQERALQMLDFVNMGAHASKHPAQLSGGEKQRVAIARALVNEPDILLCDEPTSSLDSQHTDEVMATLLRVRREMDTSIVVVSHELEVIRGACDRAAILEAGLLTGIVDIAAPAERERFNSYSERARRYLEGETR; this comes from the coding sequence ATGATCGAGTTCGCACAGGTCACAAAGAGCTTCACCCAGCGCGGAGGCTCCGGAGGGGGCCGGCAGGTCCATGCCCTGGAGAAGGTCAGCCTCAGCATCGCCGAGGCCGAGATCTTCGGTGTGGTGGGGGAGTCGGGCTCCGGCAAGTCCACGCTGCTGCGGCTGATCAATGCACTGGAGACCCCCAGCGCCGGCTCGGTCACGGTCAACGGCATCAACCTCGCCTCCCTGCGCCCCGCAGAGCGCCGGGCCCAGCGTCGCCGGATCGGCATGATCTTCCAGCAGTTCAACCTGCTCTCCAACAAGACCGTGGCCCAGAACGTCGCCCTGCCGCTGAGCCTGCACCGGCGGCGGACCGCGCAGGGGCCCCGCCCGCCGCGCGGCCGGGCGCAGGAGCGGGCGCTTCAGATGCTGGACTTCGTGAACATGGGGGCACACGCGTCGAAGCATCCCGCCCAGCTCAGCGGAGGCGAGAAACAGCGCGTGGCCATCGCACGAGCCCTGGTGAACGAACCAGACATCCTGCTCTGCGATGAGCCGACCTCCTCGCTGGACAGCCAGCACACCGATGAGGTCATGGCCACCCTGCTGCGTGTGCGCCGGGAGATGGACACCTCCATCGTGGTGGTCAGCCACGAGCTGGAGGTCATCCGCGGCGCCTGCGACCGCGCCGCCATCCTCGAGGCGGGGCTGCTCACCGGCATCGTGGACATCGCGGCACCCGCGGAGCGGGAGCGCTTCAACAGCTATTCCGAGCGGGCGCGCCGTTACCTCGAGGGGGAGACGCGGTGA
- a CDS encoding methionine ABC transporter permease: MNDFAERLATYQGEIITSILETGAMLGWSLLAAVLIGLPMGTGMYLARRGGPKERGWLYAGLNGFVNVVRSVPFLLFVVALIPFTRWAVGTSFGTTAAAVPLSFVAIALYARWAEQTLVEIPQATVELADSLGASTLQLVTRFLYPEARSGLVLSLTTVTISMISYSTIMGVVGGGGVGDFAIRYGYQRYEYDIMYVTIAVIVVLVMLIQACGTRLSMALDRRSR, encoded by the coding sequence GTGAACGACTTCGCCGAGCGGCTGGCGACCTATCAGGGCGAGATCATCACCTCCATCCTGGAGACCGGGGCGATGCTGGGCTGGTCGCTGCTGGCCGCCGTCCTCATCGGCCTGCCCATGGGCACCGGCATGTACCTGGCGCGCCGCGGCGGACCCAAGGAGCGCGGCTGGCTCTATGCCGGGCTCAACGGGTTCGTCAACGTGGTCCGCTCAGTGCCCTTCCTGCTCTTCGTGGTGGCGCTGATCCCCTTCACCCGCTGGGCAGTGGGCACCTCCTTCGGCACCACGGCGGCGGCCGTCCCGCTCTCCTTCGTGGCCATCGCGCTCTACGCGCGCTGGGCTGAACAGACGCTCGTGGAGATCCCGCAGGCCACCGTGGAGCTGGCCGACTCGCTCGGAGCCAGCACGCTGCAGCTGGTCACCCGCTTTCTCTACCCCGAGGCGCGCTCCGGGCTGGTGCTCTCTCTGACCACGGTGACGATCTCGATGATCTCCTACTCCACGATCATGGGGGTCGTGGGCGGCGGCGGCGTCGGAGACTTTGCCATCCGCTACGGCTACCAGCGGTATGAGTACGACATCATGTACGTGACGATCGCCGTGATCGTGGTCCTGGTGATGCTGATCCAGGCCTGCGGCACGAGGCTCTCCATGGCGCTGGACCGCCGCTCCCGCTGA
- a CDS encoding MetQ/NlpA family ABC transporter substrate-binding protein, with the protein MNAESLQNRPVRALSGAAVVLALFATAACSGEPAADGAQGEDTLIQVASHTTPMTDVVEAAAEVAEEDGYTIELVQVSDNVQYNRLLADGEVDANFAQHEPYMQAYNQENDAELAIVQPIYNARVGFYSQDYESLEEIPDGARIAMPNDASNEGRALAILDDQGLITLAEGVGFEGTLADVEENPKNIEWVQVDLLNLTSAYEEEGIAAVFNYPTYIGSLGLTPEDAIAVEENIDERFAISVVAREGDLDTEKIQVLEDAMTSDEVREFLVEEHDETLAPAF; encoded by the coding sequence TTGAACGCCGAATCACTGCAGAACCGTCCTGTCCGCGCGCTCAGCGGGGCCGCCGTCGTCCTCGCGCTCTTCGCCACCGCCGCCTGTTCAGGCGAGCCGGCGGCCGATGGGGCGCAGGGTGAGGACACGCTCATCCAGGTCGCCTCCCACACGACCCCGATGACCGATGTGGTCGAAGCCGCCGCCGAGGTCGCCGAGGAGGACGGCTACACGATCGAGCTGGTGCAGGTCAGCGACAACGTCCAGTACAACCGGCTGCTGGCCGACGGCGAGGTGGACGCGAACTTCGCCCAGCACGAGCCGTACATGCAGGCCTACAACCAGGAGAACGACGCCGAGCTCGCCATCGTGCAGCCGATCTACAACGCGCGCGTCGGGTTCTACTCGCAGGACTACGAGTCCCTCGAAGAGATCCCCGACGGCGCCCGGATCGCGATGCCCAACGATGCCTCCAACGAGGGGCGCGCGCTGGCGATCCTCGACGATCAGGGGCTCATCACCCTCGCCGAGGGCGTCGGGTTCGAAGGCACGCTGGCAGATGTCGAGGAGAACCCGAAGAACATCGAATGGGTCCAGGTGGACCTGCTGAACCTCACCTCTGCCTATGAGGAGGAGGGCATCGCCGCCGTCTTCAACTACCCGACCTATATCGGCAGTCTCGGACTGACTCCCGAAGACGCGATCGCCGTGGAGGAGAACATCGACGAGCGCTTCGCAATCTCCGTGGTGGCCCGCGAGGGTGACCTCGACACCGAGAAGATCCAGGTCCTCGAGGACGCCATGACCAGCGACGAGGTGCGCGAGTTCCTCGTCGAGGAGCACGACGAGACGCTGGCCCCGGCCTTCTGA